One stretch of Balneola sp. MJW-20 DNA includes these proteins:
- a CDS encoding MFS transporter, with the protein MSESVKTKTVPFSNKLAFGFGMLANQMFPAVLSIFMVVLVQDLGFPGWMWGVIFFFPRIFDAFTDPIMGFISDNTRSKWGRRRQYVFVGAIVMGVSFMIMWQLYADNSVNYNFTYFMAWSVVFFLGLTIFSVPYVAMGYEMSEDFHERTQIMAIAQWIGQWAWVIAPWFWVIMYDPEWFASAEVATRTLAVWVGGIFMVCAMIPAIFIKGESTLDRDDYTPIKLKTIGIGFKQIINSFVEAFKSKPFRKLCISTFLIFNAFNTVAAFTFFVIVYHLFGGDAGAAGVWPTLFGSLGALATTFIVIPIVTRMSRVMGKKKAFIVSQSISIIGYILFWFLLIPGKPYMFIIALPFFSFGIGSLFTLMMSMTADVIDLDELINGGRREGIFGAIYWWMVKFGFAIAGGLSGVILSVVGFSADALPGPIPIGEVWPGITGLRAFFSGLPILGTFIAILVMWTYDIDEERANEIREALAKRKGEISSDESKSEKEPVKELNEQQVEETSFSSETTITYELFKSRNMSFREERFLNFKQSDMIEKLDYMEDLSEDEIKKLFKRVLDSGIHGFCFSLYEENQKPGDAIYDGQIHRRIQILKNHTDWIRSFSCTEGNELIPPIAKEYGLKTLVGAWLGSDLDKNEEEIESLIRLGKEGYVDIAAVGNEVLYRNDLTEEQLLDYMRRVKEALPDIPVSYVDAYYEFVQKPAITELCDVILCNCYPFWEGTHFNDSLQHMRQMYYSVKEVAGDKRVIISETGWPSEGESLGGAFPSKESAMKYFINTILWTHDQEIEVFYFSSFDESWKVQSEGTVGAYWGIWDSKEKLKY; encoded by the coding sequence ATGAGTGAATCAGTAAAGACCAAGACTGTACCATTCTCAAACAAATTAGCATTCGGATTCGGAATGCTTGCAAACCAGATGTTCCCGGCAGTACTCAGTATTTTTATGGTGGTACTGGTGCAAGATCTTGGATTTCCGGGTTGGATGTGGGGAGTGATCTTCTTTTTCCCTCGTATTTTTGATGCTTTTACTGATCCTATCATGGGTTTCATCTCAGATAACACCCGGTCGAAATGGGGCCGCCGCCGTCAGTATGTATTTGTTGGTGCTATAGTGATGGGTGTGAGTTTCATGATCATGTGGCAATTATATGCTGACAATAGTGTGAATTATAACTTCACCTATTTCATGGCATGGTCGGTGGTCTTTTTCCTTGGATTAACCATTTTCAGTGTTCCTTACGTAGCTATGGGCTATGAAATGAGTGAAGATTTCCATGAGCGAACACAGATCATGGCAATCGCACAGTGGATCGGGCAGTGGGCCTGGGTGATTGCACCCTGGTTTTGGGTCATTATGTACGATCCGGAATGGTTTGCTTCGGCCGAAGTAGCTACCCGGACTCTGGCTGTCTGGGTTGGTGGAATATTTATGGTTTGTGCTATGATCCCTGCCATCTTTATCAAGGGGGAATCCACTCTAGACCGAGATGATTATACTCCCATTAAATTAAAGACCATAGGGATCGGATTTAAACAGATCATCAATAGCTTTGTGGAGGCATTTAAATCAAAGCCATTCAGAAAATTATGCATTTCCACATTCCTGATCTTTAATGCTTTTAATACTGTGGCAGCCTTTACCTTCTTCGTGATCGTATATCACTTATTTGGGGGAGATGCAGGAGCTGCCGGCGTCTGGCCCACCTTATTCGGTAGTCTTGGTGCTTTAGCCACAACCTTTATAGTAATACCTATTGTTACAAGAATGTCCAGGGTCATGGGCAAGAAAAAAGCCTTTATAGTATCTCAATCTATTTCCATTATTGGATACATCTTATTTTGGTTCCTGCTCATTCCAGGAAAACCTTATATGTTCATCATTGCATTGCCATTTTTCTCCTTCGGGATCGGTAGTTTATTCACGCTTATGATGTCGATGACTGCGGATGTGATAGATCTGGATGAATTGATCAACGGGGGCCGAAGGGAAGGAATTTTTGGAGCGATATACTGGTGGATGGTAAAATTTGGCTTTGCGATTGCAGGCGGACTCAGTGGTGTAATCCTCAGCGTGGTAGGATTTAGTGCAGATGCTCTGCCGGGACCTATTCCTATCGGAGAGGTTTGGCCAGGGATAACCGGTTTAAGAGCATTCTTTTCCGGATTACCGATACTTGGTACTTTCATTGCCATTCTCGTAATGTGGACCTACGATATTGATGAGGAACGTGCGAATGAGATCAGAGAAGCGCTCGCAAAAAGAAAAGGTGAAATTAGTTCCGATGAATCAAAAAGTGAAAAGGAACCGGTAAAAGAATTAAACGAACAACAGGTGGAAGAGACTTCTTTCAGCTCTGAGACCACCATAACATACGAACTATTTAAAAGTAGAAACATGTCATTCAGAGAAGAACGATTCCTTAATTTCAAACAATCAGATATGATCGAGAAACTCGATTATATGGAAGACCTCTCGGAAGATGAAATAAAGAAACTTTTTAAAAGAGTACTGGATAGTGGTATTCACGGATTCTGCTTTAGCCTGTATGAGGAGAATCAGAAACCGGGTGATGCGATCTATGACGGACAGATCCACCGGAGAATTCAGATCCTAAAGAACCATACTGACTGGATAAGATCTTTTTCCTGTACGGAAGGGAATGAACTGATTCCACCGATCGCTAAAGAATACGGCCTTAAAACACTGGTTGGAGCATGGCTTGGCAGTGATCTTGACAAGAATGAAGAAGAGATCGAATCACTGATCAGGCTCGGTAAAGAAGGATATGTCGACATAGCTGCCGTTGGGAATGAAGTACTATACCGAAACGACCTCACCGAAGAACAGCTGCTGGATTATATGAGAAGGGTAAAAGAGGCATTGCCTGATATTCCGGTAAGTTATGTGGATGCCTATTATGAATTCGTACAGAAACCTGCGATTACTGAACTATGCGATGTGATCTTATGTAACTGTTATCCATTCTGGGAGGGTACTCACTTCAACGATTCTCTGCAGCATATGAGACAAATGTACTATTCTGTGAAAGAGGTTGCCGGAGATAAGAGAGTGATCATATCGGAAACGGGCTGGCCCAGCGAAGGCGAAAGTCTGGGCGGAGCATTCCCATCCAAAGAAAGCGCTATGAAGTATTTCATCAATACAATTCTCTGGACTCATGACCAGGAGATCGAAGTATTTTACTTTTCATCCTTTGATGAATCCTGGAAAGTTCAAAGTGAGGGTACTGTAGGAGCCTATTGGGGAATCTGGGACAGTAAAGAAAAACTGAAGTATTAG
- a CDS encoding glycoside hydrolase family 30 beta sandwich domain-containing protein: protein MKPNSLDVQVFETSKSGNQLSEVTEFPETDTIVAVSIDPEKRYQEITGIGGSFTESTAWLLNQLSSDNRSRIIEAYFGDDGAKYSLTRTHINSSDFSLGNYSYHPEPDKELRNFSIEEDMDDIIPLIKDAMAVSTEGFRVISSPWTAPPWMKDNNAWKGGKLLPEYYDTWALFFSKYLSAYAQQGIDIWGITVENEPLGNGENWESMHYTAEEMNAFVSGHLGPKLEADGHEIVLLGYDQNRDHLEEWVDVMYGDEEAAKYFDGTAIHWYASTYDVFPEALQYAHNAAPDKYLIQTEATADADVPKWKEDDWYWEKEATDWGWDWAPEDQKYLHPKYAPVFRYARDMIGTLNNWVDGWVDWNMVLDRQGGPNWANNWCLAPVIVDPENDEVYFTPLYYTMAHFSRYIRPGATRIGHDLESKELLLTAVENPDGTIAVVMLNQVDEAKTVQLNLGGKSTNVGIRGNAIQTILITP from the coding sequence ATGAAACCTAATTCACTTGATGTTCAGGTATTTGAGACCTCGAAAAGTGGCAATCAGCTTAGTGAAGTAACCGAATTTCCGGAAACAGATACCATCGTAGCAGTTAGCATCGATCCTGAAAAAAGATATCAGGAAATTACCGGTATAGGGGGCTCTTTTACCGAGTCGACCGCATGGCTACTGAATCAACTCAGTTCGGATAACCGCAGCAGAATTATTGAGGCCTATTTCGGCGATGACGGAGCCAAATATTCACTCACCCGAACGCACATAAACTCCAGTGACTTTTCTCTGGGTAATTATTCTTATCACCCGGAACCGGATAAGGAACTCAGGAATTTCAGTATTGAAGAAGACATGGATGATATCATCCCTCTGATCAAGGATGCTATGGCAGTATCAACGGAAGGGTTCAGAGTCATCAGCTCACCATGGACTGCACCCCCCTGGATGAAAGACAATAATGCCTGGAAAGGAGGGAAGCTGCTGCCTGAATATTATGATACCTGGGCACTCTTTTTCTCAAAGTACCTTAGTGCTTATGCTCAACAGGGAATAGATATCTGGGGCATTACCGTAGAAAATGAGCCACTGGGAAATGGTGAAAACTGGGAGAGTATGCATTATACCGCTGAAGAGATGAATGCATTTGTATCCGGACACCTGGGCCCTAAGCTTGAAGCCGACGGTCATGAAATAGTGCTGCTGGGATATGATCAAAACCGTGATCACCTGGAAGAATGGGTAGATGTCATGTATGGAGATGAGGAGGCTGCAAAATATTTTGATGGCACGGCTATCCACTGGTATGCCAGTACCTACGATGTATTCCCGGAAGCGCTTCAATACGCTCATAATGCAGCCCCTGATAAGTACCTTATACAGACCGAAGCTACTGCAGATGCTGATGTTCCGAAATGGAAAGAAGATGATTGGTACTGGGAAAAAGAAGCCACAGACTGGGGCTGGGACTGGGCTCCTGAGGATCAAAAATACCTGCATCCAAAATATGCCCCGGTATTCAGATATGCCCGTGATATGATCGGTACTTTAAATAACTGGGTCGACGGCTGGGTTGACTGGAATATGGTGCTGGACCGTCAGGGAGGACCTAACTGGGCAAATAACTGGTGTCTGGCCCCGGTCATTGTCGATCCTGAAAATGATGAAGTCTATTTCACCCCTTTATACTATACTATGGCTCACTTCAGCCGGTATATCCGGCCCGGTGCAACCCGCATTGGTCATGATCTTGAAAGCAAGGAATTATTGTTAACTGCAGTTGAGAATCCGGATGGGACCATTGCAGTTGTAATGCTTAATCAGGTAGATGAAGCAAAGACAGTACAACTTAATTTGGGCGGTAAATCAACCAATGTTGGAATTCGGGGAAATGCCATTCAAACAATATTAATTACACCATAA
- a CDS encoding glycosyl hydrolase family 17 protein: protein MSSVTAKEILGNPDYKAISYGGYREITRDLQPTVSQLKEDMLLLHAMGIRIVRTYNVHLDHASNVLAAIRELKKEDPDFEMYVMLGAWIDAKNSWTDHPVRVRDEDSKRNQVEMDTAIRLINEYPDIVKILAIGNEAMVHWQVEYYVEPSIILKWVNYAQDKKAKGELPEELWVTSSDDFASWGGGGNEYKTEDLNELIRSVDYISMHTYPMHNTHYNPDFWYAPNEDESLSDLEKIEAAMIRSRDFAISQYDTVVSYMNSIGVDKPVHIGETGWATLSNEFYGESEARATDEFKSARYYQLIHEWAKEAGVTIFYFEAFDEQWKDAQNPEGSENHFGLFNLKSQAKYAIWDLVDEGVFDGLTRDGKAITKTFNGNKSEMMKTVLIPPSHREMEARYNGVN from the coding sequence ATGTCATCCGTTACAGCAAAAGAAATACTCGGAAATCCTGATTACAAAGCTATCAGTTATGGCGGTTACCGGGAGATAACACGTGACTTACAGCCTACTGTATCACAGCTAAAAGAAGATATGTTACTGTTACACGCTATGGGTATCCGGATCGTCCGGACCTATAATGTTCATCTTGATCATGCATCCAATGTTTTGGCAGCGATAAGAGAACTGAAAAAAGAGGATCCGGATTTTGAGATGTATGTGATGCTGGGTGCCTGGATCGATGCGAAAAATTCATGGACCGATCATCCGGTACGTGTGAGAGACGAGGACAGTAAAAGGAATCAGGTTGAAATGGATACGGCCATTCGACTGATCAATGAATATCCGGATATTGTAAAGATCCTGGCTATTGGAAATGAAGCCATGGTACACTGGCAGGTAGAATATTACGTGGAGCCTTCAATTATCCTGAAATGGGTGAACTATGCTCAGGATAAAAAAGCAAAAGGCGAACTTCCCGAGGAACTTTGGGTTACCAGTTCAGATGATTTTGCATCCTGGGGAGGCGGAGGCAACGAGTACAAAACCGAAGACCTCAATGAGCTGATCCGTTCGGTAGATTATATATCTATGCATACCTATCCTATGCATAATACTCACTATAATCCGGATTTCTGGTATGCTCCGAATGAAGATGAGTCACTCTCTGACCTGGAAAAAATTGAGGCTGCAATGATTCGGTCCCGTGATTTTGCGATCAGCCAGTACGATACCGTTGTAAGTTACATGAATAGTATCGGTGTGGATAAGCCTGTTCATATAGGGGAAACAGGCTGGGCTACCTTATCTAATGAATTTTATGGGGAATCGGAAGCCAGAGCTACGGATGAATTTAAATCAGCCCGATATTATCAGTTGATTCATGAGTGGGCAAAGGAAGCCGGAGTTACGATCTTTTATTTTGAGGCATTTGATGAGCAGTGGAAGGATGCACAGAATCCGGAAGGGTCTGAAAATCATTTTGGATTATTTAATTTGAAATCTCAGGCAAAATATGCTATTTGGGACCTGGTAGATGAAGGTGTTTTTGATGGCTTAACCCGTGACGGGAAGGCGATTACAAAAACATTTAACGGTAATAAGTCAGAAATGATGAAAACGGTACTTATTCCTCCATCTCACAGAGAAATGGAAGCAAGATATAACGGGGTAAATTAA
- a CDS encoding family 16 glycosylhydrolase: protein MKLSLALMTGTLLCMSACINDSETGEEYNEIAWQDEFDRDGTLDPENWTYDIGTGQEIFGRPGWGNNEQQYYTDRPENVKVEDGNLLITAREESFEGSSYTSARILTKGLFERTFGRFEARIQLPFGQGIWPAFWLLGDDSNGTVVWPQIGEIDIMEYRGQEPQVIHGSVHGPGYSGGNAVSESYALNGGRFDTEYHIFAIEWGPDFIHYFVDDVLYNTITPEDVNGEWVFNDNSFYIILNVAVGGSFVGPPSPSTPFPQTMKVDYVRVYSQ, encoded by the coding sequence ATGAAATTATCATTGGCATTAATGACGGGCACCCTTTTGTGTATGTCCGCTTGTATTAATGACAGCGAAACCGGTGAAGAATACAACGAGATAGCCTGGCAAGATGAATTTGACAGGGATGGCACTCTTGATCCGGAAAACTGGACTTACGACATAGGAACCGGCCAGGAAATCTTCGGAAGACCCGGCTGGGGAAACAATGAGCAGCAGTATTACACCGATCGCCCTGAAAATGTTAAAGTCGAAGACGGGAATCTCCTTATTACGGCCAGAGAAGAGTCTTTTGAGGGATCTTCATATACATCGGCCAGGATACTGACCAAAGGGTTATTTGAAAGAACATTTGGTCGCTTTGAAGCCCGGATACAACTACCTTTTGGACAGGGAATCTGGCCGGCTTTCTGGTTACTGGGTGACGACTCAAACGGTACGGTGGTCTGGCCCCAGATCGGAGAGATAGATATTATGGAATACCGGGGACAGGAACCGCAGGTTATTCACGGAAGTGTACATGGACCTGGATATTCAGGTGGTAATGCCGTTTCTGAAAGTTATGCATTAAATGGTGGAAGGTTTGACACTGAATATCATATCTTTGCGATAGAATGGGGACCTGATTTTATTCATTATTTTGTGGATGATGTACTTTATAATACGATTACTCCGGAAGATGTAAATGGTGAATGGGTTTTCAATGACAATTCATTCTATATTATATTGAATGTTGCTGTTGGCGGATCTTTCGTGGGGCCACCAAGTCCTAGTACTCCGTTCCCTCAAACAATGAAAGTAGATTATGTCAGGGTATATTCTCAATAA
- a CDS encoding carbohydrate-binding protein, translated as MKTVVLNNIRFILLGSLLLVFVGLGCERSTSGLEEPEFPDNPDVFIDGFSSGLEYYPFEGSKLDAFSVDDDVIFGDRGASMRFDVPNVGDPDGSYAGAIFRDDNGGRNLTDFDALTFYAKGTTPGTINEIGFGQDFFENKFLVTLNDLKLTTNWKKYIIPIPDASQLRSEQGLFWYAEGPEDGDGYSFWVDELKFERLETIAQPRPSILGGIDASTAGFIGLTSSVTGLTQTLNLGSGEDVTLNVAPGYFTFNSSNPSVATVSENGEYSITGTGTTVITASLGGVDAEGSLTIESLGNYTPAPTPTEDPANVISVFSDAEGYENVPVDYYNGFFNGDGQTTEGGTGEGGADLVFDGDGVINYTSLNFVGIGTFLDVPSIDASSMTHLHVDINVREAINEGDFIRVQLINSVGNNETAGSFTIDSNTLRENEWASVDIPLYGLSGLTDRTQIGLLFFISDATISNIFVDNIYYYDDGSTPPTELPDIPITFDDPSVNYTFTVFNGTSFQVIDNPVLSGSNPAETKIGSIFNVGRTFEGAYVDLDTPLNLANGATITADVYSTKPIPVLLKFENGQNGAADIELSANHTGSGWEEITWSFSSADQYSRLVFFMDGPGTTSGIFYIDNIEQN; from the coding sequence ATGAAGACAGTAGTTTTAAACAATATCAGATTTATTCTATTAGGAAGTCTGCTGCTAGTATTTGTTGGACTAGGATGTGAACGATCAACCAGTGGATTAGAAGAACCTGAATTCCCTGACAATCCTGATGTATTTATTGATGGATTCAGTTCCGGTCTGGAGTATTATCCATTTGAAGGCTCCAAGTTAGACGCCTTTAGTGTGGATGATGATGTTATTTTCGGAGATAGAGGGGCTTCTATGCGCTTTGATGTGCCAAATGTCGGAGACCCGGATGGAAGTTATGCGGGTGCAATTTTCCGTGATGATAACGGGGGAAGAAACCTGACCGATTTTGATGCACTAACTTTTTATGCGAAGGGTACCACACCCGGTACAATCAATGAGATCGGGTTCGGTCAGGACTTCTTTGAGAATAAATTTCTTGTAACACTCAATGATCTCAAACTTACTACCAACTGGAAAAAGTATATTATTCCCATTCCAGATGCTTCCCAGCTTCGATCCGAGCAAGGTCTTTTCTGGTATGCAGAGGGACCGGAGGATGGAGACGGTTATTCATTCTGGGTGGATGAGCTGAAATTCGAAAGACTCGAGACCATAGCACAGCCACGCCCTTCAATATTAGGGGGGATCGACGCAAGCACAGCCGGTTTTATCGGACTTACAAGCTCAGTAACAGGTCTTACCCAGACCTTAAATCTGGGAAGCGGAGAAGATGTTACTCTTAATGTAGCCCCCGGATACTTTACGTTTAATTCCTCAAATCCAAGCGTGGCTACGGTGAGTGAAAATGGTGAATACTCTATAACAGGAACCGGTACTACGGTTATAACAGCAAGCCTTGGCGGTGTCGATGCAGAAGGTTCTCTGACCATAGAATCCTTAGGTAATTATACACCCGCCCCAACTCCTACAGAAGATCCGGCTAATGTGATCTCAGTATTCAGTGACGCTGAAGGGTATGAAAATGTGCCGGTAGATTATTACAACGGATTTTTCAATGGTGACGGACAAACCACGGAGGGTGGAACAGGCGAGGGTGGTGCCGATCTGGTCTTCGATGGCGATGGGGTCATTAACTATACCAGCCTGAATTTTGTCGGAATCGGTACGTTCCTGGATGTTCCAAGTATTGATGCATCCTCCATGACCCACCTGCATGTGGATATCAATGTGAGAGAGGCTATAAATGAAGGTGACTTCATAAGGGTACAGTTGATCAATTCTGTAGGAAATAACGAAACTGCCGGCTCTTTCACGATAGATTCAAATACCTTAAGGGAAAACGAGTGGGCAAGTGTAGACATCCCTCTGTATGGGTTAAGCGGGTTAACTGATCGTACTCAGATCGGACTGCTGTTCTTTATATCCGACGCTACCATATCTAATATCTTTGTGGATAATATCTACTATTATGATGACGGTTCCACTCCTCCGACAGAGCTACCTGATATTCCGATCACATTTGATGATCCAAGTGTTAACTATACCTTTACGGTCTTTAATGGCACCTCCTTCCAGGTGATAGATAACCCGGTGTTGTCAGGATCTAATCCTGCTGAAACTAAGATCGGATCGATCTTTAATGTGGGCAGAACATTTGAGGGAGCTTATGTTGATCTGGATACTCCTCTTAACTTAGCAAACGGTGCCACGATCACAGCCGATGTCTATTCCACAAAACCCATTCCGGTCCTGCTTAAGTTTGAGAACGGCCAAAACGGTGCTGCAGATATTGAATTGTCTGCCAATCATACCGGTAGTGGCTGGGAAGAGATAACCTGGAGCTTCTCTTCGGCTGATCAGTATAGCAGATTAGTATTCTTTATGGACGGACCGGGAACTACTTCCGGTATATTCTATATCGATAATATTGAACAGAATTAA